The proteins below come from a single Arthrobacter sp. zg-Y1171 genomic window:
- a CDS encoding glutamate synthase subunit beta, translated as MADPRGFLKVRERETQPRRPVPVRIMDYKEVYEAQEKGVLRAQAGRCMDCGIPFCHQGCPLGNLIPEWNDLTWRDKGAEAIERLHATNNFPEFTGRLCPAPCEASCVLGINQPPVTIKQVEVSIIDEAWGEGWVTPHPPERLTDRTIAVVGSGPAGLAAAQQLTRAGHTVAVYERDDRIGGLLRYGIPDFKMEKIQVDRRLEQMRAEGTRFRTGVEVGRDISWEQLRRRYDAVVIATGATVPRDLPIPGRELSGVHFAMDYLVQSNRAVAGDNVKNQISAEGKHVVILGGGDTGADCLGTAHRQQAASVTTLAIGQQPPAERGAHQPWPMYPTLFEMASAHEEGGERTFLASTVEFVGEDGRLTGVKVAETEFVDGRRLPKAGTERIIPADLVFLSLGFTGPEPAGLAEQVSAEFDDRGNVARDGYYMTGTPGVFAAGDAGRGQSLIVWAIAEGRAAAAAVDQWLMGSTRLPAPVAPTDRAITVL; from the coding sequence GTGGCTGATCCACGCGGATTCTTGAAGGTACGGGAGCGGGAAACCCAGCCGCGGCGTCCGGTGCCGGTGCGCATCATGGACTACAAGGAAGTCTACGAGGCGCAGGAAAAGGGCGTGCTGCGGGCCCAGGCGGGACGCTGCATGGACTGCGGCATCCCGTTCTGCCACCAGGGCTGCCCGCTGGGCAACCTCATTCCCGAGTGGAATGACCTAACGTGGCGGGACAAGGGTGCCGAGGCCATTGAACGGCTGCACGCCACGAACAACTTCCCGGAGTTCACCGGCCGGCTCTGCCCGGCCCCCTGCGAGGCCTCCTGCGTGCTGGGCATCAACCAGCCGCCGGTCACCATCAAGCAGGTGGAGGTCTCCATCATCGACGAAGCCTGGGGCGAGGGCTGGGTTACCCCGCATCCGCCGGAGCGGCTGACCGACCGCACCATCGCCGTCGTCGGCTCCGGCCCCGCCGGGCTGGCCGCCGCGCAGCAGCTCACCCGGGCCGGGCACACCGTGGCCGTGTATGAGCGGGATGACCGGATCGGCGGGCTGCTGCGCTACGGGATCCCGGATTTCAAGATGGAGAAAATCCAGGTGGACCGCCGGCTGGAACAGATGCGCGCCGAAGGCACCCGCTTCCGCACCGGCGTCGAAGTGGGCAGGGACATCAGCTGGGAGCAGCTGCGCCGCCGCTACGACGCCGTGGTGATCGCCACCGGCGCCACCGTGCCCCGCGACCTGCCCATCCCGGGCCGGGAGCTGTCCGGCGTGCACTTCGCCATGGACTACCTGGTGCAGTCCAACCGTGCCGTGGCCGGGGACAACGTCAAGAACCAGATCAGCGCCGAGGGCAAGCACGTGGTGATCCTCGGCGGCGGAGACACCGGCGCCGACTGCCTGGGCACCGCGCACCGCCAGCAGGCCGCGTCGGTGACCACGCTGGCGATCGGCCAGCAGCCGCCCGCCGAGCGGGGCGCGCACCAGCCGTGGCCGATGTACCCCACGCTGTTCGAGATGGCCAGCGCCCACGAGGAAGGCGGGGAACGGACGTTCCTGGCATCCACCGTGGAGTTCGTGGGGGAGGACGGGAGGCTTACCGGCGTGAAGGTGGCCGAGACGGAATTCGTAGACGGCCGGCGGCTGCCGAAGGCCGGCACCGAGCGGATTATTCCGGCGGACCTGGTCTTCCTGTCCCTGGGCTTCACCGGGCCGGAGCCGGCCGGCCTGGCCGAGCAGGTCTCCGCGGAGTTTGATGACCGGGGCAACGTGGCCCGCGACGGCTACTACATGACCGGAACCCCGGGAGTCTTCGCCGCCGGCGACGCCGGGCGCGGGCAGTCCCTGATTGTCTGGGCCATCGCGGAGGGACGGGCCGCCGCGGCCGCCGTTGACCAGTGGCTGATGGGCTCCACCCGGCTGCCCGCACCGGTGGCGCCGACCGACCGCGCCATCACCGTGCTGTAG
- a CDS encoding PadR family transcriptional regulator, with protein sequence MGKQMTEMLKGTLEGIILGILAVSPAYGYDITARLREQGFTEIAEGTVYALLVRIEKRGLVDVEKVPSEKGPPRKVYTLNTRGSGYLDEFWGTWSFLASRIEQLQQHALNPHEGDPS encoded by the coding sequence ATGGGCAAGCAGATGACGGAGATGCTCAAGGGGACCCTCGAAGGCATCATCCTGGGGATCCTCGCCGTTTCACCCGCCTACGGCTACGACATCACGGCCAGGCTGCGTGAGCAGGGCTTCACCGAGATTGCCGAGGGAACCGTCTATGCGCTCCTGGTCCGGATCGAGAAACGCGGACTCGTCGACGTCGAGAAGGTTCCGTCGGAAAAGGGGCCTCCGCGGAAGGTCTATACCTTGAACACCCGGGGCTCCGGGTACCTCGATGAGTTCTGGGGAACCTGGAGCTTTCTGGCTTCCCGGATTGAACAGCTCCAGCAGCACGCCCTGAACCCGCACGAAGGAGACCCATCATGA
- a CDS encoding DUF1048 domain-containing protein, whose product MTAKWIELVTGPLEEKRRWRRFKQRKEQLPAGYRRAMDGLERYFMYAAPIAKGDVYVQMLEDLVDLVERAAVDGTPVRSIVGEDPVEFAEAFMANYADGQWIDKERRRLIETIDRSDEEL is encoded by the coding sequence ATGACCGCCAAATGGATAGAGCTGGTCACGGGACCGCTGGAGGAAAAGAGGCGCTGGCGCCGGTTCAAGCAGCGCAAGGAACAGCTGCCCGCCGGATACCGCAGGGCCATGGACGGGCTCGAACGCTACTTCATGTACGCGGCACCGATTGCGAAGGGTGATGTTTACGTCCAGATGCTCGAGGACCTTGTTGATCTGGTGGAGCGTGCCGCTGTTGACGGCACTCCGGTCCGCAGCATTGTCGGAGAGGATCCGGTGGAGTTCGCGGAGGCCTTCATGGCGAATTACGCGGACGGCCAGTGGATCGACAAGGAGCGCAGGCGCCTTATCGAGACCATCGACCGGTCCGACGAAGAGTTATAA
- a CDS encoding ABC transporter ATP-binding protein: MHTDQTLEPAIRVQGIEKSFRDLQVLSGVDFEVNAGSIFALLGSNGAGKTTLVRILSTLLKADAGTAAVDGHDVAAHPGEVRRSISLTGQFTAIDEVLTGRENLVLIAKLRHRKNPGAVADDMLARFALTDAGSRKAGAYSGGMRRRLDIAMSLVGDPKIIFLDEPTAGLDPQARNEVWQTIRELADGGTTVLLTTQYLDEAEQLADRIGILHRGVIIQNGTLVELQQLLPPAKAEYITKQPSLEDVFLALTGDTGDGTAPKDGLPPTQQKEGNR, translated from the coding sequence ATGCATACCGACCAAACCCTCGAACCCGCCATCCGGGTACAGGGCATCGAGAAGTCCTTTCGGGATCTGCAGGTGTTGTCCGGCGTTGACTTTGAGGTGAATGCCGGCAGTATCTTCGCCCTGCTGGGCTCCAACGGAGCGGGCAAGACAACGCTGGTGCGAATCCTGTCAACGCTGCTGAAGGCCGACGCCGGCACCGCAGCGGTGGACGGGCACGACGTCGCAGCCCACCCGGGTGAAGTGCGACGATCGATCAGCCTGACCGGCCAATTTACTGCCATTGATGAAGTGCTGACAGGCCGCGAGAACCTGGTCCTCATCGCGAAGCTTCGCCACCGGAAGAATCCGGGCGCGGTAGCGGATGACATGCTGGCCCGTTTTGCGCTCACCGACGCGGGGAGCCGAAAGGCGGGGGCCTACTCCGGCGGTATGCGCCGCCGGCTCGATATCGCCATGAGCCTGGTCGGGGATCCGAAAATCATCTTCCTCGACGAGCCGACGGCGGGCCTGGATCCGCAGGCACGCAACGAGGTATGGCAGACCATCCGGGAGCTTGCCGACGGCGGCACGACGGTGCTGCTCACCACGCAGTACCTCGACGAGGCGGAGCAGCTTGCGGACCGGATCGGGATCCTGCACCGGGGCGTCATCATCCAAAACGGAACCCTGGTTGAACTGCAGCAGCTCCTTCCGCCGGCAAAGGCCGAATACATCACTAAACAGCCGTCCCTCGAGGACGTCTTCCTCGCCCTCACCGGCGATACCGGTGACGGCACCGCGCCGAAGGACGGACTTCCCCCGACGCAGCAGAAAGAGGGAAACCGATGA
- a CDS encoding ABC transporter permease, with product MTTQTFHDTAALTGRSLRHVLRSPDTIITTAVTPVALMLMFVYVFGGAISTGSGESYINYTLPGILLITVASGVAYTAYRLFLDRQGGIFERFQSMPIARSGVLWAHVLTSVTANLASLALVVGVALIAGFRSGASPAAWLAVVGILVLFTLALTWLAVIAGLSAKTVEGASAFSYPLIFLPFISSAFVPTSTMPGPVAWFAENQPVTSIVDTLRALLAREPVCSDFWVALLWLAGILGVGYAVATAVYRRRVD from the coding sequence ATGACCACCCAGACGTTTCATGACACTGCCGCCCTCACAGGCCGCTCCCTGCGCCACGTCCTCCGCAGCCCGGACACGATCATTACGACGGCGGTTACGCCGGTCGCACTGATGCTGATGTTTGTGTACGTGTTCGGCGGAGCAATCAGCACCGGATCGGGGGAGTCCTACATCAACTACACGCTGCCCGGCATCCTGCTGATCACGGTTGCCTCCGGCGTGGCCTACACCGCTTACCGGCTGTTCCTCGACCGGCAGGGAGGAATCTTCGAACGCTTCCAGTCCATGCCCATTGCCCGCTCGGGTGTGCTCTGGGCACACGTCCTCACCTCCGTGACCGCCAACCTGGCCTCGCTCGCGCTCGTTGTCGGCGTGGCCCTGATCGCGGGCTTCCGCTCCGGTGCGTCGCCGGCTGCGTGGCTCGCCGTCGTCGGGATCCTCGTCTTGTTCACCCTTGCCCTGACGTGGCTGGCCGTGATCGCCGGGCTGAGCGCAAAGACAGTGGAGGGCGCGAGTGCGTTCAGTTACCCGCTGATTTTCCTGCCGTTCATCAGCTCGGCATTTGTGCCCACCAGCACCATGCCCGGCCCGGTGGCGTGGTTTGCCGAGAACCAGCCAGTGACTTCCATCGTGGACACCCTCCGGGCATTGCTTGCCCGGGAGCCCGTCTGCAGCGATTTCTGGGTCGCGCTTCTCTGGCTGGCCGGCATCCTGGGTGTGGGCTACGCCGTCGCGACAGCCGTCTACCGGCGTCGGGTGGACTGA
- the pyk gene encoding pyruvate kinase: protein MRRAKIVATFGPAIASYENTVAVLRAGVNVARMNMSHGDHSVHNATYENVRKASAELGMPVGIFADLQGPKIRLGRFTEEPHFLNVGDTFTITTDDIPGTKEICSTTYKGLPGDVNAGDFLLIDDGKVKLRAVEVTANTVVTEVVVPGKVSNNKGINLPGVAVNVPALSEKDEDDLRWAMRRGVDMVALSFVRNAGDISRVHEIMDEEGRRVPVIAKIEKPQAVENLEEIIDAFDSIMVARGDLGVELPLEEVPIVQKNAIELARRWAKPVIVATQVLESMIDNPRPTRAEASDCANAVLDGADAVMLSGETSVGTYAIETVETMARIIESTEKHGLNRVPPLGSKPRTRGGAITRAAVEISDQLDAKYICTFTQSGDSARRLSRLRPSKPVFAFTPVEETYRYMTLFWGVAPMLVEFAEHTDQMTAQVDRTLLEEGLVEDDDLVVIAAGSPPGQAGSTNSIKVHRVGDIADAGQRADGQERVKEKVGPWPIKESKKGQAKAI from the coding sequence ATGAGACGCGCAAAGATTGTTGCCACATTTGGACCAGCGATCGCCAGCTATGAAAATACCGTAGCGGTTCTTCGCGCGGGCGTGAACGTCGCCCGTATGAATATGAGCCACGGCGACCACTCCGTACACAACGCCACGTATGAAAACGTGCGCAAGGCCTCCGCCGAGCTGGGGATGCCCGTAGGCATCTTCGCCGACCTCCAGGGCCCCAAGATCCGGCTGGGCCGGTTCACCGAGGAACCCCACTTCCTGAACGTGGGCGATACCTTCACCATCACCACCGATGACATTCCCGGCACCAAGGAAATCTGCTCCACCACGTACAAGGGCCTGCCCGGCGACGTGAACGCGGGCGACTTCCTGCTGATCGACGACGGCAAGGTCAAGCTGCGTGCCGTAGAGGTAACTGCCAACACCGTTGTCACCGAGGTAGTAGTACCGGGCAAGGTGTCCAACAACAAGGGCATCAACCTGCCCGGTGTTGCCGTCAACGTTCCGGCACTGAGCGAAAAGGATGAGGACGACCTCCGCTGGGCCATGCGCCGCGGCGTCGACATGGTTGCCCTCTCCTTCGTCCGCAACGCCGGCGACATTTCCCGCGTGCACGAGATCATGGACGAGGAAGGCCGCCGCGTGCCGGTCATCGCCAAGATCGAAAAGCCGCAGGCTGTGGAGAACCTCGAAGAGATCATCGACGCGTTCGACTCCATCATGGTTGCCCGCGGTGACCTCGGCGTCGAACTGCCGCTCGAAGAGGTTCCGATCGTGCAGAAGAACGCCATTGAGCTGGCACGCCGCTGGGCCAAGCCCGTGATCGTGGCCACCCAGGTGCTCGAATCCATGATCGACAACCCCCGCCCGACCCGCGCCGAGGCCTCCGACTGCGCCAACGCCGTGCTCGACGGCGCGGACGCAGTGATGCTCTCCGGCGAAACCTCGGTGGGCACGTACGCCATCGAAACCGTCGAAACCATGGCCCGCATCATCGAGTCCACCGAAAAGCACGGCCTGAACCGTGTTCCCCCGCTGGGCTCCAAGCCGCGGACCCGCGGCGGCGCCATCACCCGCGCCGCGGTGGAAATCTCCGACCAGCTGGATGCGAAGTACATCTGTACCTTCACCCAGTCCGGCGACTCCGCCCGCCGCCTGTCCCGCCTGCGCCCGTCCAAGCCGGTGTTCGCCTTCACCCCCGTGGAGGAGACCTACCGCTACATGACCCTGTTCTGGGGCGTGGCACCCATGCTCGTGGAGTTCGCCGAGCACACCGACCAGATGACCGCACAGGTGGACCGCACCCTGCTCGAAGAGGGCCTGGTGGAAGACGACGACCTGGTGGTCATCGCTGCCGGTTCGCCTCCCGGACAGGCCGGCTCGACCAACAGCATCAAGGTGCACCGCGTCGGTGACATTGCCGACGCAGGCCAGCGTGCTGACGGCCAGGAGCGGGTCAAGGAAAAGGTCGGTCCGTGGCCGATCAAGGAAAGCAAGAAGGGCCAGGCCAAGGCCATCTAG
- a CDS encoding ANTAR domain-containing response regulator: protein MIRLDIVEILTGEGYDVVGEADNGEKAVQLANELKPDLVLMDVKMPLMDGITAAEQIVKARIAPVVLLTAFSQKELVERAREAGAMAYVVKPFTPADLIPAIEIALSRHEEIKALEAEVTDLKEQFATRKLVERAKSLLTTKMGLTEPEAFRWIQKTSMDRRLSMREVAETIINQVN from the coding sequence CTGATCCGCCTGGACATTGTCGAGATCCTCACCGGTGAGGGTTACGACGTCGTCGGCGAGGCGGACAACGGTGAGAAGGCCGTCCAGCTGGCCAACGAGCTGAAGCCGGACCTGGTGCTGATGGACGTCAAGATGCCGCTGATGGACGGCATTACGGCTGCCGAGCAGATCGTCAAGGCACGCATTGCCCCGGTGGTGCTGCTGACCGCGTTCAGCCAGAAGGAACTGGTGGAGCGTGCGCGCGAGGCCGGTGCCATGGCCTATGTGGTCAAGCCCTTCACTCCCGCGGACCTGATTCCCGCCATCGAGATTGCCCTCTCCCGCCACGAGGAGATCAAGGCGCTCGAAGCCGAGGTCACCGATCTGAAGGAACAGTTCGCCACCCGCAAGCTGGTGGAGCGTGCCAAGTCGCTGCTGACCACCAAGATGGGCCTCACCGAGCCCGAGGCCTTCCGCTGGATCCAGAAGACGTCGATGGACCGCCGCCTGAGCATGCGCGAAGTTGCCGAGACCATCATCAACCAGGTGAACTGA
- a CDS encoding 5'-3' exonuclease gives MTQRLMLLDTASLYFRAFYGVPDSIRRSDGTPVNAVRGLLDMIARLTTDYEATHLIACWDDDWRPQWRVDLLPTYKAHRVAEEVSGNPDVETVPDPLEAQIPMIRRTLELARVAVVGAAEHEADDVIGTYASTASMPVDVVTGDRDLFQVINDGRDVRVIYTARGMKNLDVMTDASMVAKYQVLPEQYADYATLRGDASDGLPGVSGIGEKTAASLLAEYGTLDSLLAAAQDPDSGLSSPVRSNLAKAAEYLAVAPKVVKVVRDLELPTPAKAGAELHAITGEERAELERLALDWNLGGSVKRLLDAFDRFA, from the coding sequence ATGACCCAGCGCCTGATGCTCCTCGACACCGCGTCACTGTACTTCCGTGCCTTCTACGGCGTCCCCGACAGCATCCGCCGGTCCGACGGTACGCCGGTGAACGCCGTGCGCGGCCTGCTGGACATGATCGCCAGGCTCACCACCGACTACGAGGCCACGCACCTGATCGCCTGCTGGGATGACGACTGGCGGCCGCAGTGGAGGGTGGACCTGCTGCCCACGTACAAGGCGCACCGGGTGGCCGAAGAAGTGAGCGGGAACCCCGACGTCGAAACGGTTCCGGATCCCCTTGAGGCCCAGATCCCGATGATCCGCCGCACGCTGGAGCTGGCGCGCGTCGCCGTCGTGGGAGCTGCGGAACACGAGGCCGACGACGTGATCGGCACCTACGCATCCACCGCGTCCATGCCGGTGGACGTGGTGACCGGGGACCGGGACCTGTTCCAGGTGATCAACGACGGCAGGGACGTCCGCGTGATCTACACGGCCCGCGGCATGAAGAACCTGGACGTGATGACCGATGCGTCGATGGTGGCAAAATACCAGGTGCTGCCCGAGCAGTACGCGGACTATGCGACCCTGCGCGGCGACGCGTCCGACGGATTGCCCGGCGTCTCCGGGATCGGCGAGAAAACCGCCGCGTCGCTGCTGGCCGAGTACGGCACCCTGGATTCCCTGCTGGCCGCCGCGCAGGACCCGGACAGCGGCCTCTCATCGCCGGTGCGGTCCAACCTCGCCAAGGCCGCGGAATATCTGGCGGTTGCACCGAAGGTCGTGAAGGTGGTGCGGGACCTCGAGCTGCCCACCCCGGCAAAGGCCGGCGCCGAGCTGCACGCCATCACCGGCGAAGAACGCGCGGAACTGGAGCGCCTGGCCCTGGACTGGAACCTTGGCGGGTCCGTGAAGCGGCTGCTGGACGCGTTCGACCGCTTCGCGTAG
- the iolC gene encoding 5-dehydro-2-deoxygluconokinase produces the protein MAHEVLAMGRISVDIYPDNIGVPLEDVTGFGKYLGGSPSNVAVAAARHGRRSGIITRTGEDPFGEYLHRELRKFGVDDGFVTGVPGLQTPATFCAIMPPDSFPLYFYGRFPTAPDLQIEAGSLDLDAIRHAGIFWSTVTGLCQEPSRSAHLAAHRARPREELPPGRYTVLDLDYRPMFWDSEAEAAEQVSRILPHVNVAIGNEAECAVAVGAGSPDEQADRLLAAGVGIAVVKLGAEGVLAKTGTERVVSAPFRVETVNGLGAGDAFGGAFCHGLLSGWPLVAVLDYANAAGAIVASRLSCADAMPTPAEVYALLAGQDRPAPEPLEPLEPLER, from the coding sequence GTGGCTCACGAAGTGCTGGCAATGGGACGCATCAGCGTTGACATCTATCCCGATAACATCGGCGTGCCGCTGGAGGACGTGACCGGCTTCGGCAAGTATCTGGGCGGCTCGCCGTCCAACGTCGCAGTTGCCGCCGCCCGGCACGGCCGGCGCAGCGGCATCATCACCCGCACCGGAGAGGACCCCTTCGGCGAGTACCTTCACCGCGAGCTGCGGAAGTTCGGGGTGGATGATGGCTTCGTCACCGGAGTACCCGGGCTGCAGACGCCGGCAACCTTCTGCGCCATCATGCCGCCGGACTCCTTCCCGCTGTACTTCTACGGCCGCTTTCCCACCGCTCCCGACCTGCAGATCGAGGCCGGGAGCCTCGATCTCGACGCTATCCGGCACGCCGGGATTTTCTGGTCCACCGTGACCGGTCTGTGCCAGGAACCGAGCCGGTCCGCCCATCTGGCAGCGCACCGGGCACGGCCGCGGGAGGAGCTTCCGCCCGGCCGGTATACGGTGCTGGACCTGGACTACCGGCCGATGTTCTGGGACAGCGAAGCGGAGGCCGCGGAACAGGTGTCCCGCATCCTGCCCCACGTGAATGTCGCCATCGGCAACGAGGCGGAATGCGCGGTGGCCGTGGGGGCGGGAAGCCCGGATGAACAGGCGGACCGGCTGCTCGCGGCCGGGGTGGGCATCGCCGTCGTCAAGCTCGGGGCGGAAGGGGTACTCGCCAAAACCGGCACCGAACGCGTTGTCTCGGCACCGTTCCGGGTGGAGACCGTGAACGGGCTGGGCGCCGGAGACGCGTTCGGCGGGGCGTTCTGCCACGGATTGCTGTCCGGCTGGCCGCTGGTTGCCGTGCTCGACTACGCGAACGCGGCCGGCGCCATCGTCGCTTCACGGCTGTCCTGCGCCGACGCAATGCCCACCCCCGCCGAGGTGTACGCGCTGCTGGCCGGGCAGGACCGCCCCGCACCGGAGCCGCTGGAACCGCTGGAACCGCTGGAGAGGTGA
- a CDS encoding deoxyribose-phosphate aldolase: MSEFDDDPRRYEHLSRIRLEDPEAVLRAAGNRPPHPGPKQGEQNFIVAADHPARGALSVGGDPMAMADRRELLDRLRTALANPAVDGVLASPDILDDLLLLGALDGKLLFGSMNRGGLAGYVNEIDDRFTGHTAEALLALRATGGKMLTRICLTDPATANLLEATAQAINSLAARGLVAMVEPFISVWENGRIRNDLSTDAVVASVAIASGLGATSAYTWMKLPVVPDMERVLAATTMPAVLLGGDPSGSSEDTYASWEAALDLPGVQGLTVGRTLLYPKEGSVEDAVATAASLLKTPTGQEATG, from the coding sequence ATGAGCGAATTCGACGACGACCCGCGGCGCTACGAGCACCTTTCCCGCATCCGCCTCGAGGATCCCGAAGCGGTCCTCCGCGCCGCGGGGAACCGGCCGCCCCACCCGGGGCCGAAGCAGGGCGAGCAGAACTTCATTGTGGCCGCGGACCATCCCGCCCGCGGCGCGCTCTCCGTCGGCGGCGATCCCATGGCCATGGCGGACCGCCGCGAGCTGCTGGACCGGCTGCGGACCGCCCTGGCGAATCCCGCCGTCGACGGCGTGCTGGCCAGCCCCGACATCCTGGACGATCTGCTGCTGCTCGGCGCGCTGGACGGGAAGCTGCTGTTCGGTTCCATGAACCGGGGCGGGCTGGCCGGCTACGTCAACGAGATAGATGACCGCTTCACCGGCCACACCGCCGAGGCCCTGCTGGCCCTGCGGGCCACCGGCGGCAAGATGCTCACCCGGATCTGCCTGACGGACCCGGCCACCGCCAACCTGCTGGAAGCCACGGCACAGGCGATCAACAGCCTGGCGGCCCGCGGCCTGGTGGCCATGGTGGAACCGTTCATCTCGGTCTGGGAGAACGGGCGGATCCGCAACGATCTCAGTACCGACGCGGTGGTTGCCTCGGTGGCCATCGCCTCGGGGCTGGGCGCCACCAGCGCCTACACCTGGATGAAGCTGCCGGTGGTCCCGGACATGGAACGGGTCCTGGCCGCCACCACCATGCCGGCCGTCCTGCTGGGCGGCGACCCGTCCGGTTCCTCCGAGGACACCTACGCGTCGTGGGAGGCCGCCCTGGACCTTCCTGGTGTCCAGGGACTGACGGTGGGGCGTACGCTGCTTTACCCCAAGGAGGGCAGCGTGGAGGACGCGGTGGCCACCGCGGCGTCACTGCTGAAGACACCTACCGGTCAGGAGGCCACAGGCTGA
- the iolD gene encoding 3D-(3,5/4)-trihydroxycyclohexane-1,2-dione acylhydrolase (decyclizing) produces MTVAQAVVEFLGRQYTVDSIGGADYRERLFPGMFGIFGHGNVAGVGQALKQSSARNPGAMPYYQGRNEQAMVHQAVGYARHTRRRATYAVTSSIGPGATNMLTGAALATTNRLPVLLLPSDTFATRAPDPVLQQLERPEAYDITVNDAFRPLSRYFDRISRPEQLYSAFLHGLRVLTDPAETGAVTISLPQDVQAEVLQVPEEFLAEREWRIRRPEPEDTEIRRAAELIRASRRPLIVAGGGVLYAFAADALARLAETSGIPVSYTQAGVGTVPWDAPYCVGAVGSTGTTAANVLAREADLVIGIGTRYEDFTTASHTAFQNPGVQFININVAPLDAYKLGPSLPLVADARKALLRLANALEGYRVPDGTLALVAAEKDRWNRAVDLAFDTRSVPLPSQNEIIGAVNRAMAPRDVVVCAAGSLPGDLHKMWRVQDPFGYHVEYAYSTMGYEIPGGLGVKRAAVDEAARAPEGTAAAQPRDVVVMVGDGSYLMMHTELVTAVAEGIKLITVLIQNHGFASIGALSESLGSQRFGTRYRTLDRKHHTFDDGAKLPVDLALNAESLGVRVLRVEPGPNAVADLEAAVAKAKAEPEGSGPVLIHIESDPLIDAPDSESWWDVPVSGTSELDSTQQAYGTYTSSKARQKPLIG; encoded by the coding sequence ATGACAGTCGCCCAGGCAGTCGTGGAGTTCCTGGGCAGGCAGTACACCGTGGACAGCATCGGGGGAGCGGACTACCGCGAACGGCTGTTCCCGGGCATGTTCGGCATCTTCGGGCACGGCAACGTGGCCGGCGTCGGCCAGGCCCTGAAGCAGTCCTCTGCCCGGAACCCGGGCGCCATGCCCTACTACCAGGGGCGCAACGAGCAGGCGATGGTGCATCAGGCGGTGGGGTATGCCCGGCACACCCGCCGGCGGGCCACGTACGCGGTCACCAGTTCCATCGGCCCCGGCGCCACCAACATGCTGACCGGCGCCGCGCTGGCCACCACCAACCGGCTGCCTGTCCTGCTGCTGCCCTCGGACACGTTCGCCACCCGCGCACCCGATCCCGTGCTGCAGCAGCTGGAACGCCCCGAAGCCTACGACATCACCGTCAACGATGCCTTCCGGCCCCTGTCCCGGTACTTCGACCGGATCAGCCGCCCCGAGCAGCTGTACTCCGCCTTCCTCCACGGGCTGCGGGTGCTGACCGATCCGGCCGAAACCGGCGCCGTCACCATTTCCCTGCCGCAGGACGTCCAGGCCGAAGTGCTCCAGGTGCCGGAGGAATTCCTGGCCGAACGGGAGTGGCGGATCCGCCGGCCCGAACCCGAGGATACGGAAATCCGCCGTGCCGCGGAGCTGATCCGCGCGTCCCGGCGCCCGCTGATTGTGGCCGGCGGCGGTGTGCTCTACGCCTTCGCAGCCGATGCGCTGGCCCGGCTGGCCGAAACCTCCGGCATCCCGGTCAGCTACACCCAGGCGGGGGTCGGGACGGTACCGTGGGACGCCCCGTACTGCGTGGGCGCCGTGGGGTCCACGGGTACGACGGCGGCCAACGTCCTCGCCCGGGAAGCGGACCTGGTGATCGGGATCGGTACCCGGTACGAGGATTTCACCACGGCCTCGCATACGGCCTTCCAAAACCCCGGGGTGCAGTTCATCAATATCAACGTGGCACCCCTTGACGCGTACAAGCTCGGCCCGAGCCTGCCGCTCGTCGCCGATGCCCGCAAGGCACTGCTCCGGCTGGCCAACGCTCTGGAGGGCTACCGCGTCCCGGACGGCACGCTCGCACTGGTTGCGGCGGAAAAGGACCGCTGGAACCGGGCAGTGGACCTGGCCTTCGACACCCGTTCCGTTCCGCTGCCCAGCCAGAACGAAATCATCGGCGCCGTGAACCGTGCCATGGCGCCCCGCGACGTCGTGGTCTGCGCGGCGGGTTCGCTGCCCGGGGACCTGCACAAGATGTGGCGGGTGCAGGATCCCTTCGGCTACCACGTGGAGTACGCCTACTCCACCATGGGCTACGAAATCCCCGGCGGACTCGGCGTGAAGCGGGCGGCCGTGGACGAGGCGGCCCGTGCACCGGAAGGCACGGCCGCCGCGCAGCCCCGCGACGTCGTCGTGATGGTCGGCGACGGCTCCTATCTGATGATGCACACCGAACTGGTGACAGCGGTCGCGGAGGGAATCAAGCTGATCACCGTGCTGATCCAGAACCACGGTTTCGCTTCCATCGGAGCGCTCTCCGAAAGCCTCGGCTCGCAGCGGTTCGGCACGCGGTACCGGACCCTGGACCGCAAGCACCACACGTTCGACGACGGCGCGAAGCTGCCGGTGGACCTGGCCCTTAACGCCGAGTCCCTGGGCGTGCGCGTGCTGCGCGTCGAGCCGGGACCGAACGCCGTCGCGGACCTGGAAGCCGCGGTGGCCAAGGCGAAGGCCGAACCGGAGGGCAGCGGGCCGGTCCTGATCCACATCGAATCCGACCCGCTGATCGACGCACCCGATTCCGAATCCTGGTGGGACGTACCGGTGTCCGGTACGTCCGAGCTGGACTCCACACAGCAGGCCTACGGCACCTACACCTCCTCCAAGGCACGGCAGAAGCCGCTGATCGGTTAG